The window ttaggaaatctaTTGTTTCTATCAAAATCCTATAATAGtgatgtcattattaagctaatacttttgttaaaaaaaataaaaaaattaaagaaaaaaatctaagaatggtatgtgatgtcattaatctaaataattttttgttttaaaattaaatcttattaattaattattatgaaattttattaatacttattttaattattaaaattaaataattttaaattattttgaaATTGAGTACGAGaaagtataaaagctaggcagaaggaaactaattttaaatttatatttttatttacacttttaaaataaaatgacaaccaatattatcttttattattggatgtgaattgtttaatatgcattttaggtgtttgatgaaatgttcagctgacgagtttcttagtcggactatgtggtttcacgagtcattaaactaaatgactttagcatttacgttcacttaatacctaaaacatatcattaaactgtttcgtttaaaaaaactcgtggtttcacgggtcatttcactagtctaataaataaattaatagatGGAAATAACTGATAGACTGACACGTGAAAGGAATAAAAGAAGAGTTGACACGTGGCAAGAATTAATGAGGAGTTAACACGCATGATTATTAACACGttatttatataatgtatagatagatagatagatagatagatagatagatagatagacagACAGACAGACAGACAGACAGACAGACAGACAGACAGACAGACAGACAGACAGACAGACAGACAGACAGACAGACAGACAGACAGACAGACAGACAGACAGACAGACAGACAGACAGACAGACAGACAGACAGACAGACAGACAGACAGACAGACAGACAGACAGACAGACAGACAGACAGACAGACAGACAGACAGACAGACAGACAGACAGACAGACAGACAGATAGACAGATAGACAGATAgacagatagatagatagatagatagtcgCATTATCAAAAATGTTAAAGTGGCATGCGAATAATTCACGTAATAGCTCGAGGAAACGGTGATAAATGTCAGATGGTAAGGAGCACCAAAACCCGCTCAAAATCAAAATCCAAAAATGCTGGAAATTCGACCAAATCAAGGGCAAATTCGTGGAAAGAATCCCAACATTCTGAGGACAGTATAGGTTTGAAGGCTTTTGGTGAGCGATTAGGAGTGCGTTGGGACTCTAAGTCTCAATAAACTCCCCCAGCAGGTCGATTCCTTTTATTTTTTAATGAAGATTTTATCATTGAATATTCGTGGATTCGGGTGTGATGAAAACCTAGATGGCAAAATTAATTGGTTCCGCAGTCTTCGAATCTCAGAACAACCTGATATAGTGGTGATACAAGAGTCAAAATGTCATGAAGTCTCCAATAAATGGATCAGACGGATATGGGGTAACTCAGATTTCGATTTCATTCAAAAGCCAATGATAGGCAGGTCAGGAGGCATGCTAATCATCTGGGATCCAAACATCTTTAAGGTCAATCATGCCGTGGTACAAGACTTTTTCATAGCCATAAAAGGGGTCTGGTTCGGAAAGGAAAAAGAAACCATTATCGTGAATGTCTACGGCCCCCACAACGATGAGGACAAGAAAAAACTTTGGTGCAGCTTAGATTCGATTATGAAATATCCAAATGTATCATGGGTTATCTATGGAGACTTTAACGAAGTCAGGCACCCGTCCGAAAGAGAAAACTGTGAGTATATTGATAGACGAGCAAAACGATTCAACGAGTTCATCAACAATAACTAACTCATCGAGATACCTATGATAGGAAAAAGGTTCACTAGATTCAGCGATGACGGTGCTAAACTAAGTAAACTCGACCGTTTCCTGGTGACAAACGACTTCATGCATATGTGGGACGACTTATCAACCCTTGCTCTTGATAGAAAACTTTCTGATCATTGTCCATTAATTCTACGGGATAACAATAAAGATTTCGGCCCGAAGCCTTTCAAGCTATTCGATATATGGTTGGAATCTCTTGAAGTTGAAAAGATCATAGTTGACGCCTGGAATGATGATATGGTTGGCTCACGGATGGATTGTGTGTTTCGAAACAAACTCAAAAAGGTTAAAGATGCCTTGCGAAAGTGGAGCAAAACAAAATATGGTTCCATCGATATTGACTTAATCTCGGCAAAGAAAGAGGCCATGGAATGGGAATCAAAAGCTGAATCTTCAATACTTAACTCAGCGGACAGAAACAAATGGGTCGAAGCAAGGAACAAATGGCTGCAAAAAGATCGCGAGAAAGCGCAGATGCTCAAACAGAAAGCAAGACTCAAATGGGCAATTGAGGGAGACGATAACACGAAATTTTTTCACTCCTCAATTAAAAGAAGACAGAACAAATCAAAGATCCGAGGGCTGCATATAAACGGTATCTGGGCTGAAAATCCAACTGCTATTAAAAAAGAGGTCTTCAACTATTTTCAAAAGTAGTTTGACCGAGACACATGCTGCAGGCCTTTCCTTGATGATCTAAACGATCTACGTTTTAACTCCATCATAACAGAAGAGGCTGAATGGCTAGAATCCCCTTTCTCGGAGGAGGAAATCTGGTTGGCTTTAAAAGGTAGTAGTGAGTCCAAAGCACCGGGTCCTGATGGCTTTAATCTCGGGTTTTTTAAGACGTTTTGGTGGCTAATAAAATATGACCTCTCGAGGGCGGTGGCATGGTTCTGGTAACATCAGGAAATATCGAAAGGATGCAATTCCTCTTTCATAACTCTCATTCCGAAAAGAAAAAGTCCATTGGGTTTAGGTGATTACTGACCTATCAGCCTACTAGGTAGCTTCTATAAGATCATCGCGACCCTGCTAGCTAACAGACTTAAACGAGTAATGCCCAAGCTAGTCGGAGTCAAGCAGACAGCTTTCATCAAAAGCCGTTTCATCCTGGACAACATCCTAATCACAAACGAAGTAATCGAAGATATCAAGCGATGTAAACGTAAAAGTCTCATATTCAAAGCCGATTTCGAGAAGGCTTTTGATAGCCTAAATTGGGAATACCTCCTTAAGCTTCTAGAACTAATGGGTTTCGGAGGAAGATGGCGATCGTGGATGGTAACATGCTTGAAGTCTGCATCTATCTCAGTTCTCGTAAATGGCTCTCCAACGGACGAATTCTACCTAAAAAAGGGAGTAAGGCAAGGTGACCCCCTCTCGCCATACCTCTTCATTCTCGCAACCGAGGGTCTTAATAGGCTCACAAAAAGTGCATTGGAAAAAAAATCTTTTTAAGGGAATCGAAATAGGATCCAAAAAAATCCTTATGTCACACCTTCAATATGCGGACGACACAATGTTTTTTGGGGATTGGAGCAAAAAAAAATGCCAGACACCTTATGCAGCTCCTAAAATGTTTCGAGAAATTTTCGGGATTAAAGGTTAATGTCTCAAAAAGCTGTATTTACGGGATTGGGGTATCACAGGACTCGGTTAGATTGATGGCAGAATACCTTGGATGTAATGCTGATAAATTACCCATGACCTACCTTGGTCTCCCCATCGGTTCGAGAATGAAAAAGTTAAAAGATTGGGAATCAGTTATCGAAAAGGTAAAAGGCAGATTGGCGGATTGGAAAGCAAAAACGGTTTCATTTGGCGGTCGTCTGACACTAATAAAATCGATTCTCAGCAGTCTACCGCTGTATTCCTTCTCCCTATTCCGAGCTCCGGCGGGTATCATTGACTTGCTCGAAGTTTTGAGACGCAGGTTTTTCTGGGGCGGGTCGGGTGATATTCAAAAGATGTCGTGGGTGGGTTGGGATACCATCCTTTCTCCTTACGAGAAAGGTAGCTTAAATATTGGTTCTCTCAAAGCTAAAAATCTGGCCTTATTgggaaaatggtggtggcggtttcaTTCCGAAAACACCGCCCTATGGGTTAGGGTAATCAAAAGCATTTATGGGCGGGATGGGGGTTTGGTACCAAATCGTGTTGACAACAACTCCTTCAAAGGATCTACATGGCACTCTATTCAAAGAATTGATAATGATTTAATCAAACTTAATGTTAACTTTtcatcatctttcattaaaaaGGTCGGTTTGGGTGGGGATTCTCTTTTTTGGAAACAACCTTGGATTAACAATCAGCCTCTTTGTGAGATATATAGAAGATTGTACAAGTTGGAGGAAAATAAAGATGTCAAAATTTCAGAATGCGTGAATCAGAACGATTCAGGCTCATACGTTTTCAGTTGGCAATGGTCTCGGGTTCCTTCGGGTCGAACATCGGATGAGCTTTTACAGCTCGAAAAACAGCCTGAACTCCTACACCTATACCGCATCTGGAACAGACGAATGGAAATGGTCTTATAACCCCAAAGGTTTATTCACTACTGCTGCTTTTTCTCGGTTACTAAATGATAATATTTTACAGCCAGCTTACCTTCCTTCTGCCACTATGCGTAACAGTCTACTTCCCCAAAAAATTGGATTATTTGTTTGGAGAGCAAAGCTGAATCGACTTCCAGTACGTCTCGAGCTTAGCAAGCGAGGAGTAATGCTCAATTCCTTAGTCTGTCCGGTATGCAATAGTGCAACTGAATCAGCGGATCATATTTTATTATCCTGTCCCTTTGCAAATGAAGTATGGTCAAAAAAATTTCGATGGTGGAACTCAGGAAATCAGATCTATACTGGTGTTGATGATATGTTTCAAGGCATTCAACGACACCAAAATTCGACTTCGAAATCATCCGTGTGGCAAGCAATCGAGTGGGTTGTTGGATACTACATGTGGAAGAACCGAAATCTCCGAGTATTCGAGCAAAAACAGGAAACCGTTCCAATGCTCATAAGCGAAATTCAAGTTCAAAGCTTTCACTGGATTAAAAATCGCTCAAAGAACATAAATTTGGATTGGAATCAGTGGCTCCTAAACCCAAGTGTGTTCGATGGTCACAGCTGAGAAATGCCGATCTGTTTTAATTTCTTCTATTTTTTCTAGTTAGTTTCGAGTTGTAGTTCTTTCTGTCGCCTGAATAATTCACGTAATTACTTAAAGTCATGTTATTTTACAAGGCCCTTGGCGTCCTTGACGTAGCGGGAGTGTTCCAAATGGGCTTGACCCGTCTCTCTCAACCAAGCCCCACAAAAGTTATTGATGTAGTATTATACAGTATTTTTTATAAAGGTATGTATTTTATTAACAAAAAAGTAAAACCTTAGAAATAATATATGTATAGTACAAAATTAATTTAAGTTTGTAAATGCACGCTATTAACCGCGATATAGTGCTAAACCATTCAAAGATGTTTTATTAATTCGAGTGTGGTCAAAGAAAGAGTCCGAAACAATTATAGAATAATCTAATTAGGTCACTTACATATGAATAAAAATATTCATTCATTCAATAACATGGACAGAAAAAAAGGTTGTTCATTACAGTGATACATGAATTTGATTAATTGTGTTGTTATTATCTTAGTAATATACACGGaatatatattattatgattatgatgtgtAAAATGCTTTGGTTTAATTGTGTTTTTGTGTCTATCGTTAAATTCAGATTGTGATGAACACATCGTTTC of the Rutidosis leptorrhynchoides isolate AG116_Rl617_1_P2 chromosome 5, CSIRO_AGI_Rlap_v1, whole genome shotgun sequence genome contains:
- the LOC139850219 gene encoding uncharacterized protein; the protein is MIGKRFTRFSDDGAKLSKLDRFLVTNDFMHMWDDLSTLALDRKLSDHCPLILRDNNKDFGPKPFKLFDIWLESLEVEKIIVDAWNDDMVGSRMDCVFRNKLKKVKDALRKWSKTKYGSIDIDLISAKKEAMEWESKAESSILNSADRNKWVEARNKWLQKDREKAQMLKQKARLKWAIEGDDNTKFFHSSIKRRQNKSKIRGLHINGIWAENPTAIKKEVFNYFQK
- the LOC139850218 gene encoding uncharacterized protein, whose translation is MKILSLNIRGFGCDENLDGKINWFRSLRISEQPDIVVIQESKCHEVSNKWIRRIWGNSDFDFIQKPMIGRSGGMLIIWDPNIFKVNHAVVQDFFIAIKGVWFGKEKETIIVNVYGPHNDEDKKKLWCSLDSIMKYPNVSWVIYGDFNEVRHPSERENCEYIDRRAKRFNEFINNN
- the LOC139850220 gene encoding secreted RxLR effector protein 78-like — encoded protein: MPKLVGVKQTAFIKSRFILDNILITNEVIEDIKRCKRKSLIFKADFEKAFDSLNWEYLLKLLELMGFGGRWRSWMVTCLKSASISVLVNGSPTDEFYLKKGVRQGDPLSPYLFILATEGLNRLTKSALEKKSF